CTGGCAAAACGCCGGATATATTCGTTTTCAGACCGGGTCCAGGGCGTTAGCAGTGTGATGGTTGTTTCCAGATTGTCAGTAATGTCCGGACGTATCGCCAGCCAGCTGAGTTCCCGTACCCCAAAATGACGGTCGGAGGCAAAGACTTTCATCCGTTCCAGTTTTTCCGCTACTGTAGCCTCGTCTTTACCGACAAAGAATACTGCCCAGCAGCGCACAGTGTCCGACGGATGTTGCGACAGCAGATCAAAAAGTGCCGTATCATTATGGATATAGCTTTGCGTTAACAGCCCTACACCAATAGCCTCATTGATGGTTGTGACCGTTTGCTTTTTTAAATTTGAAATGTCCGTCAGGATATCCTGTAAATAGGTCTTCCGGTTGTACTGTGTTAAAACGGTTTCCAACAGCTGCTTCTGGTTGATGGCCAGCCATTCGTTAAGGTTGGCCGATTCAATTTCGCCCTTGTTGAGCTGGTCTAAAATTGATGGCGGTATTGCGGCAATGGTCCGGGCTCCTTTTCTTGTTGTCATAACGCGGCTATTAGTTCTGAAATAACGATACGGTTCCGATAATCAGCATCGATAAAACGGTAGGCAATGCTGTTATCTTCGTTTATCACAAATATAGCAGGAATAGGCAAAACAGCAGCAGCGGTATTGTTGAAATCCTGCAATTTAATTCCGAGGCTTTCATAATACGGAATAACAAAATCGGGTAGTGTAAAGGCAATGCCGGATTGTTTGGCAAGGTCGTTGTCTTTATCGGTAAAAATCTTAAAACCGAATGGATGCTCTTCCAGCAGTGCCGCATTATAAACAGGCATTTGGGGTGAAACGGCAATCAGTTCGGCTTCTTTTTCCAGTATAAGCGGATAGGCGTCCTGTAATGCTTTTAATTCCAGGTTGCAGTAAGGACACCAGGAACCTCTGAAAAAGGCAATAATCAGTTTTTTGCGTTGCTGCAGCCCGCTTAGCCAAACAGTTTCTCCTTTATAATCGAGCAGGGCTCCATCGGGAAAAGACGCTCCGGTTTTAAGAGCATTTTGGGTAATATTCCGGGATTTTAAACCGGCAATGGCTTCATTAAATGCGGCGATTACTTCCGGCGGCAGCTGAATGGCCAATTGCTTGTTGAGGGCTTCGATTTGCTCCTGTAAATGTTCCATAAGATTTGTTTTTTGTGTAAAAATCAGCTGTTTCAGTGAAACTCACAATACCGCACTTTTTTACCCCATAGGGTGGAAAAAGTCAACTTTTAAGAGTATCAGCGTAGTAGCTGTAAAAAAATAACGGCATATTTTTCACGGGATGTTTCCGCTACATTTTGTTTCGGTAATTCCTGTTTGTATTTTTGTGATTCTCCGATACCGATTGTTATGAAAACAAAAATCCGCATTACCGAAAATAAAATATGCCCGTTGGAAGAAGCTGTCAATACCATTAGCGGCAAATGGAAAATCCCGATTTTATGGCAAATGAATGAAGGAATGAAACGTCCCAGTGAATTTCTGAGGGGTATTGCCGTTGTGGACCGAAGGGTTTTAAACCAGCAGCTGAAGGAAATGGAAGAATGCGGGTTGATCCGGAAGGAATCATTTAACGAATTGCCGCCAAGGGTTGAATATACTTTAACGGCTTTGGGCGACGAATTGGTAAAAGTACTGTGGAGCCTGAACGATTGGGGGAAAACACTGGTGGCAAACCGGGAGAAAATATAATATAAAAGCATATTCCCCGTTACTTTCAGTATATTTTAATCCAGGCCCTACAGATGTCGCCAAACAGACGATTACACATACTCTTTTTTTTAATTTTATTGGCGTTTGAGCAAAATGCCATTGCCCAGACCGATAGTACCTATATCGGTACGTTCAGCCAGGAATATTCCGGAAGGGTTTTTATTGCCAGAAAATACACTTCGCTGTCCCATGAAACAGGTAACGATAAAACGGATGAATACATGCCTAATAATCCTTTTGATATTGGTGCAGGCTTTAGCTGGGGCGGTTCGTCATTCAGTTTTAGCCACGGCTTTAATTTCCTGGC
This region of Flavobacterium inviolabile genomic DNA includes:
- a CDS encoding DNA alkylation repair protein, whose protein sequence is MTTRKGARTIAAIPPSILDQLNKGEIESANLNEWLAINQKQLLETVLTQYNRKTYLQDILTDISNLKKQTVTTINEAIGVGLLTQSYIHNDTALFDLLSQHPSDTVRCWAVFFVGKDEATVAEKLERMKVFASDRHFGVRELSWLAIRPDITDNLETTITLLTPWTRSENEYIRRFASESIRPRGVWCKHIEALKETPELALPILEPLKADTSKYVRDSVGNWLNDASKTRPEFVVSLCKKWEKENNSKETAYILKKARRSILK
- a CDS encoding peroxiredoxin-like family protein: MEHLQEQIEALNKQLAIQLPPEVIAAFNEAIAGLKSRNITQNALKTGASFPDGALLDYKGETVWLSGLQQRKKLIIAFFRGSWCPYCNLELKALQDAYPLILEKEAELIAVSPQMPVYNAALLEEHPFGFKIFTDKDNDLAKQSGIAFTLPDFVIPYYESLGIKLQDFNNTAAAVLPIPAIFVINEDNSIAYRFIDADYRNRIVISELIAAL
- a CDS encoding winged helix-turn-helix transcriptional regulator, coding for MKTKIRITENKICPLEEAVNTISGKWKIPILWQMNEGMKRPSEFLRGIAVVDRRVLNQQLKEMEECGLIRKESFNELPPRVEYTLTALGDELVKVLWSLNDWGKTLVANREKI